Part of the Hyalangium ruber genome, CTGGAGCATACGCGCTCCAGCCCCAGATTCACATTCGCCATGAATCTTTACATTTCTGCAACAATCTCTTGTCAATTCAGTAGCTTGTAGTGGCTCAAACAAGTGTCCTGAAAAAGGACACGGGTTGTGGCCTTTTAGTGCAGGCAAGCTTCTTCACCCGCGCTGCACAACTACTGAAACCCGTTACCCGGGCTTTTGCAGCTTCTCCAGGGCGGAGCAGAGGGAGCAGGAGACGACGGCGTGGGGCACGTCCCGGCGGTGGACGTCGAGCAGGGCGCGAGACATCTCGGCCAGCTCGCGGCGCACCTCGCGCCGGGCACCCTTCACCCGGGCGATGCGCATGTCGTCATAGCCGGTGGTCTGGTGGCGCAGCCAGGCGATCACCGCCGCCTCGGCGCGGCGCTCCACGGGGATGCGCTCGGTGCGAGCCACGGTGCCGCTGCCCACGGGGGCGGCGTGGGCCGTCACCACCACCGCCAGCCGCTTGGCGTGGGCGGTGAAGGTGGGGGCGAAGGAGAGGAAGCGCAGCACCTGGTTGGCGAAGTCCACCTCGTACTCGGCCTGTTCGCGCTCGCGGCGGGCCTGGTCCGAGGCGCGGCGCTTGGCATAGGCGGGGGTGGCGCGCTCGGCCTCCAGCTCGGCGCGGGCGGCGGAGATGTGGGCCTCGGGGGCCCAGATGCCGCGGGAGAACGTCTTGCGGCCCTTCTTCTCCACCACCGTCCAGCTGGGGCCGGCGGCCTTCACGCGGCGGGTGAGCCCGGCGTCTCCGGGCGGCAGCAGGGCCCAGCCGGGCGGAGGCGTGAGCAGGGAGCCATCGGGCGCGCGCACGCGGCGCGGGTCCGGGGTGGGGGCAACGGTCAGGGAGTCAGCCATGGGACAGGAGCGCGGCTGCATAGCGCACGGAGAGTCAGTCGGGAAGTCACGAGGGCGTCGAAAGCCTGCTAAATGGCCGCCATGCGCGCGCGCCCGCGGTGCCCTCCCGCTTCGGGGGGCCGGGAGGCGGGTGCGGGAGGCACACTTCTTCGTGGGAAGCGCCGGCATGTCCCTCCTCAGGCTCACCTTCCTCGGCACCTCGGCCGCTCAGCCCACCCTGCACCGCAACCTCTCGGGGCTGGCGGTGAAGGCGGACGCGGACCTGCTCCTCTTCGACTGCGGCGAGGGCAGCCAGCGGCAGATGGTGCGCTACGGCACCGGCTTCAGCGTGGACGCCGTCTTCTTCACGCACTTCCATGCCGACCACTACCTGGGAATCATCGGCTTTCTGCGCACGCTGGGGATGATGGGGCGCGAGCACCCGGTGCAGCTCTACGGCCCGCCCACGGCGCGGCGGGTGCTGCACCAGGCGGTCCACCTGGGCGTGGACGCGCTGGCCTTCCCGGTGGAAATTCACGAACTGAAGGACGGAGACGTGGTGCGGCGCGGCGGCTACAGCGTGCAGGCGGTGGGGGTGGACCACCGCATCAACGCGCTGGCGTACGTGCTGGCGGAGGACGAGCGGCCGGGGCGCTTCAACGTGGAGAAGGCGCGAGCGCTGGGCGTGCCCGAGGGGCCGAGCTTCGGCAAGCTGCAGAAGGGTGAGGCGGTGACGCTGGCGGACGGCACCACGGTGCGGCCCGAGGACGTGGTGGGCACGTCACGGCCGGGGCGCAAGCTGGTCATCTCCGGGGACACGCGGCCGTGCGCCTCGCTGGTGAAGGCTTCGCAGGACGCGGATCTGCTCGTCCACGAGTCGACCTTCAGCGACGACGAGCAGGAGCGGGCCATCGAGACGCGGCACTCCACGGCGCGCGAGGCGGCGCGGGTGGCGCGCGAGGCGGGAGCGCGGCGCCTCATCCTCACGCACCTGTCGAGCCGGCACGACACCGACCCCACGAAGCTGCTCGTGCAGGCGCGCGAGGAGTACAAGGGGCCGGTGGAGGTAGCCCATGACGGGCTCACCGTGGAGCTGCCGCTGCGCGACTGAAGCGAGGCGCTACGGCTGCACCTTCTGGGCAGCCTCGGCCTCGAGGGCCTTGGCGGCCTCGGCGTCCACGCGCTGGAGCAGCTTCCACTCCATGGCGTGGTCGCGGCTGAGGGTGTTGCTGTCCGTGCCGGCATGCCCGATGCCCTCGGCGGGATAGCCCGTGTTGCCGTCGTTGGGGGGCTGGGACTGGACACGTGCCTGCTTGTGGAACTGCACGGCGGACTGGCCAGGGCCCTTCTCGATGCCGCGCACCAGGTAGCGCGCCCAGCTGGTGCCCAGGGATGAAGGGGCGCCCTCCATCACCCAGTCGGTCTGCAGCTCGTAGCCGCCCTGGGCCTCCATGATGGAGAACTCCTCCTCGGCCAGCATCGCCTTCACCTCGGGCCACACCTCATTGATGGGCTTGCGGTAGACGTGCTCGCGCGCCTTGTCGTGGAGATAGGCGTCGCGGCGGTTGGCGGCGCAACCGGTGGAGAGGGCGAGGGCGGCCACCAGCAGCAGCGCGGTGGATCCGAGCCTGGAAGTCAGCGTCATGTTCAGCTCCTGGGGTGAGTGCGGCACCGCCGTTCAAGCACGCGCCCTGCCCCGAGCCAAGTGGCGCCTCGGGACGTCATGCGCCGCACAGGCGAGTGCTTTCTTCCTGGTTCCTCAGCGACCGATGGCCATAGTGGGGGACACGCCATGTTTCCCATCAGCGACGACAACCCCACGCTGCGCACGCCGGTGATGACGTACCTGACGTTGGGAGCCATTGCCCTCGTCTGGATCTTCTTCCAGGGCGCGGGACTGAACGCGGTGGCCATGGCCGCGAGCGTGTGCAACTGGGGCATGGTGCCGGGCGAGCTGACGGGCCTGGCGCGGTTGGGACTGCCGGTGCCCATCGGCGAGGGGTTGGCGTGCGTGGTGGACCGGGAGGCCATCAACGTGCTCACCCCGGTCACCTCCATGTTCCTGCACGGCGGCTGGGGTCACATCCTCGGCAACTGCCTGTTCCTCTGGGTGTTCGGCAACAACGTGGAGGACAGCATGGGGCGGAGGCGCTTCGTCGTCTTCTACCTGCTGTGCGGGCTGGTGGCGGCGGGAGCGCACGTGCTGGTGGGCCCGAGCTCTCCGGTGCCCACGGTGGGTGCCTCGGGGGCCATCTCGGGGGTGCTAGGGGCGTACCTGGTGCTCTACCCGCGCGTGCGAGTGAACCTGCTCATTCCGATCTTCTTCTTCCTGCACATCATCTCGGTGCCGGCCTGGGTGGTGCTCATCTACTGGTTCGTGCTCCAGGTCATCACCGGACTGCCACAGCTGAACCAGCTCAACCCCGAGGTCTCCGGAGGCGTGGCGGTGTGGGCGCACATCGGCGGCTTCGTGGCGGGCGCGGTGCTCATCAAGCTGTTCGAGAACCGCCGCTTCACCCAGCAGCGCACCACATGGCGGCACCGGCTCCATCCAGACCACCCGTAAGAGCCCCTTTCGGGTGGGTCCATTC contains:
- a CDS encoding DUF2293 domain-containing protein, which codes for MADSLTVAPTPDPRRVRAPDGSLLTPPPGWALLPPGDAGLTRRVKAAGPSWTVVEKKGRKTFSRGIWAPEAHISAARAELEAERATPAYAKRRASDQARREREQAEYEVDFANQVLRFLSFAPTFTAHAKRLAVVVTAHAAPVGSGTVARTERIPVERRAEAAVIAWLRHQTTGYDDMRIARVKGARREVRRELAEMSRALLDVHRRDVPHAVVSCSLCSALEKLQKPG
- the rnz gene encoding ribonuclease Z, encoding MSLLRLTFLGTSAAQPTLHRNLSGLAVKADADLLLFDCGEGSQRQMVRYGTGFSVDAVFFTHFHADHYLGIIGFLRTLGMMGREHPVQLYGPPTARRVLHQAVHLGVDALAFPVEIHELKDGDVVRRGGYSVQAVGVDHRINALAYVLAEDERPGRFNVEKARALGVPEGPSFGKLQKGEAVTLADGTTVRPEDVVGTSRPGRKLVISGDTRPCASLVKASQDADLLVHESTFSDDEQERAIETRHSTAREAARVAREAGARRLILTHLSSRHDTDPTKLLVQAREEYKGPVEVAHDGLTVELPLRD
- a CDS encoding rhomboid family intramembrane serine protease, with product MFPISDDNPTLRTPVMTYLTLGAIALVWIFFQGAGLNAVAMAASVCNWGMVPGELTGLARLGLPVPIGEGLACVVDREAINVLTPVTSMFLHGGWGHILGNCLFLWVFGNNVEDSMGRRRFVVFYLLCGLVAAGAHVLVGPSSPVPTVGASGAISGVLGAYLVLYPRVRVNLLIPIFFFLHIISVPAWVVLIYWFVLQVITGLPQLNQLNPEVSGGVAVWAHIGGFVAGAVLIKLFENRRFTQQRTTWRHRLHPDHP